One genomic region from Cellulomonas hominis encodes:
- a CDS encoding response regulator: protein MTPIPVLLADDQAMIRLGLRMILDHEPDLAVVAEAADGEQAVTLAREHRPAVVLMDIRMPGLDGIEATRRLRADPGLADARVLVLTTFDDEEYVTSALRAGADGFLLKDTDPATLVDAVRRVHGGGSVLDPAVAPLVLDQWRRWGRTRPDAGPTPGALDGLSARERDVLLAVARGRSNQEAADALGLAVATVKAHVHALLAKTGCASRTQLVVLAYEAGLVVPGSAGPGTTS from the coding sequence GTGACGCCGATCCCCGTGCTGCTCGCCGACGACCAGGCGATGATCCGCCTCGGCCTGCGGATGATCCTGGACCACGAGCCGGACCTCGCCGTCGTCGCGGAGGCCGCCGACGGCGAGCAGGCCGTCACGCTCGCCCGGGAGCACCGGCCCGCCGTCGTGCTGATGGACATCCGGATGCCGGGGCTCGACGGCATCGAGGCCACCCGGCGGCTGCGCGCGGACCCCGGCCTGGCCGACGCCCGCGTGCTGGTGCTCACCACCTTCGACGACGAGGAGTACGTCACCAGCGCGCTGCGGGCGGGCGCCGACGGCTTCCTGCTCAAGGACACCGATCCCGCCACGCTCGTGGACGCGGTGCGCCGCGTCCACGGCGGCGGCTCGGTGCTCGACCCGGCGGTCGCGCCGCTCGTGCTCGACCAGTGGCGCCGGTGGGGCCGCACCCGTCCCGACGCCGGCCCCACCCCGGGCGCCCTCGACGGCCTGAGCGCCCGGGAGCGGGACGTGCTGCTCGCGGTGGCGCGGGGCCGGTCGAACCAGGAGGCCGCGGACGCCCTCGGGCTGGCCGTCGCGACGGTCAAGGCCCACGTGCACGCCCTGCTCGCGAAGACCGGCTGCGCGTCGCGGACGCAGCTCGTCGTGCTCGCCTACGAGGCGGGCCTCGTCGTCCCCGGGTCGGCCGGCCCGGGGACGACGAGCTGA
- a CDS encoding sensor histidine kinase, with the protein MPETPLRRAATRDGLVALGVLAAWTVAVTLLARTDVWHPRWQDAHLWAGVGLAVPLALRRVAPAAGLWLTVVGYPLGYALLTYGSPVQADLHVLPLLVAAYAATRAGAVHPVLTGAAGAASTFALVVGADGVRSLTGPAPTVGDPSDTVLLLALVLAATALGTVAGRLAATTRSLELRNAELRALQAVRERAAVRAERTRIARELHDVVAHHVSAIVVRAQAADRVGGDRPEEYREAVRWIAPAGKEALTAMRSVVRVLRAPDEGGAPLAPLPGLDDLAGVLDRVRGSGLAVDADLPDPLPPCPPEAGLALVRVVQEALTNVLVHSAAARAGVTLAARPGRLTLRVHDAGPARAGTGGTHGGGNGVVHMRERAAACGGTLTAGPGPDGWTVTMEVPVP; encoded by the coding sequence ATGCCCGAGACGCCCCTGCGCCGCGCCGCGACCCGCGACGGGCTGGTGGCCCTGGGCGTGCTCGCCGCGTGGACCGTCGCGGTGACGCTGCTGGCGCGCACGGACGTCTGGCACCCGCGCTGGCAGGACGCGCACCTGTGGGCCGGCGTGGGGCTCGCGGTGCCGCTGGCACTGCGGCGGGTGGCCCCCGCCGCGGGGCTGTGGCTCACGGTGGTCGGGTACCCGCTCGGCTACGCCCTGCTCACGTACGGCAGCCCCGTGCAGGCCGACCTGCACGTGCTGCCGCTGCTGGTGGCCGCCTACGCCGCGACCCGGGCCGGTGCCGTGCACCCGGTGCTCACCGGGGCGGCCGGCGCCGCGAGCACCTTCGCGCTGGTCGTCGGGGCCGACGGGGTGCGGTCGCTGACCGGGCCGGCACCGACCGTGGGCGACCCGTCCGACACCGTGCTGCTCCTCGCGCTGGTGCTGGCGGCGACCGCGCTCGGGACCGTCGCCGGACGCCTCGCCGCCACCACCCGGTCTCTGGAGCTCCGGAACGCCGAGCTGCGTGCCCTGCAGGCGGTCCGCGAGCGCGCCGCGGTGCGCGCCGAGCGCACCCGGATCGCCCGGGAGCTGCACGACGTGGTCGCCCACCACGTCAGCGCGATCGTCGTCCGGGCCCAGGCGGCGGACCGGGTCGGCGGCGACCGCCCCGAGGAGTACCGCGAGGCCGTCCGGTGGATCGCCCCGGCCGGCAAGGAGGCGCTCACCGCGATGCGCTCCGTCGTCCGCGTGCTCCGCGCCCCGGACGAGGGCGGCGCCCCCCTCGCGCCGCTGCCCGGGCTCGACGACCTGGCCGGGGTGCTGGACCGCGTGCGCGGGTCGGGGCTCGCCGTCGACGCGGACCTGCCCGACCCGCTGCCGCCCTGCCCGCCCGAGGCCGGCCTGGCGCTGGTGCGGGTCGTGCAGGAGGCGCTGACCAACGTGCTCGTGCACTCGGCCGCGGCCCGGGCCGGCGTGACGCTCGCCGCCCGGCCCGGGCGGCTGACGCTCCGGGTGCACGACGCCGGCCCGGCGCGGGCGGGCACGGGCGGCACGCACGGCGGCGGCAACGGCGTCGTGCACATGCGCGAGCGCGCCGCGGCCTGCGGCGGGACGCTGACCGCCGGCCCCGGGCCGGACGGCTGGACCGTGACGATGGAGGTGCCGGTGCCGTGA
- a CDS encoding D-alanyl-D-alanine carboxypeptidase family protein: protein MTTTTSRHGRAEHTPGRAQGRAADRAAGRTDDRAPERSRVARVRGVLLVLLLVLGACAWAALGLDRGAAGAGDVPGAPPGTAAVRPVGTAAGDAPAAGDAHAAGDAPVTGSDPATGLDAELERRFAAAQAAAAAEGVDLTLTSGWRTVEEQQRLVDQAVERYGTPEAYRWVLPPEHSAHVQGLAVDVGPTDGALWLGEHGLEHGLCRTYLNEVWHFEMLPEGATACPEPHADSSWGW, encoded by the coding sequence ATGACGACCACGACCTCCCGGCACGGCCGGGCCGAGCACACCCCCGGCCGCGCCCAGGGGCGCGCTGCCGACCGCGCCGCCGGCCGCACCGACGACCGTGCCCCCGAGCGGAGCCGCGTGGCGCGGGTGCGGGGCGTGCTGCTCGTGCTGCTGCTCGTGCTCGGGGCGTGCGCCTGGGCGGCGCTCGGCCTCGACCGCGGTGCCGCCGGTGCGGGCGACGTCCCCGGTGCGCCGCCGGGCACCGCCGCGGTCCGGCCGGTCGGCACCGCCGCCGGGGACGCCCCCGCGGCCGGGGACGCCCACGCGGCCGGGGACGCCCCCGTCACGGGGTCGGACCCCGCCACCGGGCTGGACGCCGAGCTCGAGCGCCGGTTCGCGGCCGCGCAGGCGGCCGCCGCCGCGGAGGGGGTGGACCTCACCCTGACGTCCGGGTGGCGCACCGTCGAGGAGCAGCAGCGCCTCGTCGACCAGGCCGTGGAGCGCTACGGCACCCCGGAGGCGTACCGCTGGGTGCTGCCGCCGGAGCACTCCGCCCACGTGCAGGGGCTCGCCGTCGACGTCGGGCCGACCGACGGGGCGCTGTGGCTGGGGGAGCACGGGCTCGAGCACGGGCTGTGCCGGACGTACCTCAACGAGGTGTGGCACTTCGAGATGCTCCCCGAGGGCGCGACGGCCTGCCCGGAGCCGCACGCGGACTCGTCGTGGGGGTGGTGA
- a CDS encoding DUF4406 domain-containing protein: MTAQMILIAGPYQSGTDGDPAAMAANLRRLEEAAWPVFRLGHVPMIGEWVALPVLSSMGADGPTDPRAGDVLYPTAERLLEHCDAVLRLPGESRGADNDVAIARRRGLPVYTSVDEIPPAA; encoded by the coding sequence ATGACTGCTCAGATGATCCTCATCGCCGGCCCCTACCAGTCCGGCACCGACGGCGACCCCGCCGCGATGGCCGCCAACCTGCGCCGCCTGGAGGAGGCCGCGTGGCCCGTTTTCCGGCTCGGGCACGTCCCGATGATCGGCGAGTGGGTCGCGCTGCCGGTCCTGTCCAGCATGGGCGCCGACGGTCCGACGGACCCCCGGGCGGGCGACGTCCTCTACCCGACGGCCGAGCGGCTGCTGGAGCACTGCGACGCGGTGCTGCGCCTGCCGGGCGAGTCGCGCGGCGCGGACAACGACGTCGCCATCGCCCGCCGTCGCGGCCTGCCGGTGTACACGTCCGTGGACGAGATCCCGCCGGCCGCCTGA
- a CDS encoding DeoR/GlpR family DNA-binding transcription regulator — translation MLPAQRRDELLRVLRTEGRVVARDVAERLGLSEDTVRRDLRDLAAAGLAQRVYGGALPVSPALADYAGRQTVAVESKDRVARRAAGLVTPGCTAILDGGTTALAVARALPPDLRATIVTHSPTVAAALAEHPTVDVLVLGGRLDKHSVVASGAITAEAAAGVWADVFLLGVTGVHPEAGLTTGNAEEAATKRTLASRAGDTYVLASAEKIGAASPFRVLPLADVTGIVTDVPEDDPSARALREAGAPLIPAP, via the coding sequence ATGCTGCCGGCACAGCGACGCGACGAGCTCCTGCGGGTGCTCCGCACCGAGGGCCGGGTGGTGGCCCGCGACGTCGCCGAGCGCCTGGGCCTGTCCGAGGACACCGTGCGGCGCGACCTGCGCGACCTCGCGGCGGCGGGCCTGGCGCAGCGCGTGTACGGCGGGGCGCTCCCGGTCTCCCCGGCGCTCGCGGACTACGCCGGACGGCAGACGGTCGCGGTCGAGAGCAAGGACCGGGTCGCACGCCGGGCGGCCGGGCTCGTCACGCCCGGCTGCACGGCGATCCTCGACGGCGGCACGACGGCGCTCGCGGTGGCCCGGGCGCTGCCCCCCGACCTGCGGGCGACGATCGTCACGCACAGCCCGACCGTCGCGGCGGCGCTCGCCGAGCACCCCACGGTCGACGTCCTCGTGCTGGGCGGGCGGCTGGACAAGCACTCGGTCGTCGCGTCGGGGGCGATCACCGCCGAGGCCGCCGCCGGGGTGTGGGCCGACGTGTTCCTGCTCGGCGTCACCGGCGTGCACCCCGAGGCCGGGCTCACCACCGGGAACGCGGAGGAGGCGGCGACCAAGCGCACGCTCGCGAGCCGGGCGGGCGACACGTACGTCCTCGCCAGTGCCGAGAAGATCGGGGCGGCGTCGCCGTTCCGGGTGCTGCCGCTCGCCGACGTGACCGGGATCGTCACGGACGTGCCGGAGGACGACCCGAGCGCCCGGGCGCTGCGCGAGGCGGGGGCGCCGCTGATCCCGGCGCCGTGA
- a CDS encoding COX15/CtaA family protein: MSRPDVAADPQPEPAARASRFADLRERFTQPVLVANLVGQIGIVVTGGAVRLTGSGLGCSTWPQCEPGQFAPVFHEAATYHRFVEFGNRTLTGVLGVLAVLVILVVWTDRRRSPAYRWLGFAPLVGVAAQAVIGGVIVLLHLHPAWVSLHFLVSMLLVVTSTLLVHRSQEGDGAPVPVVGPAVRRLAPVLAVLMAVVLVLGTITTGAGPHSGDEEVGYRIAVDPYLMARVHAASAWLFVGVLAALLWLNRRGPAVLRRRGWVMVALVALQGVIGYVQVATDLPVLLVLLHMLGAALLAGGTTRYLLTFRTRA, encoded by the coding sequence GTGAGCCGCCCCGACGTCGCCGCCGACCCCCAGCCCGAGCCCGCCGCCCGGGCGTCCCGGTTCGCGGACCTCCGCGAGCGGTTCACGCAGCCGGTCCTGGTGGCGAACCTCGTCGGGCAGATCGGCATCGTCGTCACCGGCGGCGCCGTGCGCCTCACCGGGTCCGGCCTCGGCTGCTCGACCTGGCCGCAGTGCGAGCCCGGGCAGTTCGCGCCGGTGTTCCACGAGGCGGCGACGTACCACCGCTTCGTCGAGTTCGGGAACCGGACCCTCACGGGCGTCCTCGGCGTCCTGGCCGTGCTCGTCATCCTCGTGGTCTGGACCGACCGCCGCCGCTCACCCGCGTACCGCTGGCTGGGGTTCGCCCCGCTGGTCGGCGTCGCGGCGCAGGCGGTCATCGGCGGCGTCATCGTGCTGCTGCACCTGCACCCGGCCTGGGTGAGCCTGCACTTCCTGGTGTCGATGCTCCTGGTGGTGACCTCGACGCTGCTCGTGCACCGCAGCCAGGAGGGCGACGGCGCCCCGGTGCCGGTCGTCGGCCCGGCCGTGCGCCGGCTGGCCCCGGTGCTCGCGGTGCTCATGGCCGTGGTGCTGGTGCTGGGCACGATCACCACCGGCGCCGGCCCGCACTCCGGGGACGAGGAGGTCGGCTACCGGATCGCGGTGGACCCCTACCTCATGGCCCGGGTGCACGCCGCGTCGGCGTGGCTGTTCGTCGGGGTGCTGGCCGCGCTGCTCTGGCTGAACCGCCGGGGTCCCGCGGTGCTGCGCCGGCGGGGCTGGGTCATGGTCGCGCTCGTCGCGCTGCAGGGCGTGATCGGCTACGTGCAGGTCGCGACCGACCTGCCGGTCCTCCTGGTGCTGCTGCACATGCTCGGTGCCGCGCTGCTCGCCGGCGGGACGACGCGGTACCTGCTGACGTTCCGCACGCGGGCCTGA
- a CDS encoding ABC transporter permease, which yields MTATSSAAPADRAAPAARRVLAQARFETLAVLRNGEQLLVTLVIPVVALVALGVGSFVEVDTGGAARIDVVTPGVLGLAVMAGSLTSQAIATAFDRRNGVLRLLATTPLGRGGLLAGKVLAVLAVAALQVVAVGVAALVLGWRPDPAGLAPAALALLLGVAAFTALALLLAGTLRAEAVLAVANLLLVVLAVVGGVVLPVAELPAAWASIARWLPPGALGEALRAALLDGAFPAAHLAVLAAWALALAAAVRRWFRWH from the coding sequence ATGACCGCGACCTCCTCGGCGGCCCCGGCCGATCGCGCCGCGCCCGCCGCCCGGCGCGTGCTGGCCCAGGCCCGGTTCGAGACCCTGGCCGTCCTGCGCAACGGCGAGCAGCTGCTCGTCACCCTCGTCATCCCCGTCGTGGCGCTGGTGGCGCTCGGCGTGGGCTCGTTCGTCGAGGTGGACACCGGCGGCGCCGCGCGGATCGACGTCGTGACGCCGGGGGTCCTCGGGCTCGCGGTCATGGCCGGCTCGCTGACCTCGCAGGCGATCGCCACCGCGTTCGACCGGCGGAACGGCGTGCTGCGGCTGCTCGCGACGACGCCGCTGGGCCGGGGCGGGCTGCTGGCCGGCAAGGTGCTGGCGGTGCTCGCCGTCGCGGCGCTGCAGGTGGTCGCCGTCGGGGTCGCGGCGCTCGTGCTCGGCTGGCGGCCCGACCCCGCGGGGCTCGCGCCCGCCGCGCTCGCGCTGCTGCTCGGGGTCGCGGCGTTCACCGCGCTGGCCCTGCTGCTCGCGGGGACGCTGCGGGCCGAGGCGGTGCTGGCGGTCGCGAACCTGCTGCTCGTGGTGCTCGCGGTGGTCGGCGGCGTGGTGCTGCCGGTCGCGGAGCTGCCCGCTGCGTGGGCGTCGATCGCCCGGTGGCTCCCGCCGGGGGCGCTGGGCGAGGCCCTGCGCGCCGCGCTGCTGGACGGCGCGTTCCCCGCGGCGCACCTCGCGGTCCTCGCGGCGTGGGCGCTGGCGCTGGCCGCCGCGGTCCGCCGCTGGTTCCGCTGGCACTGA